CTACTTGAGATGCATATATTTTGATACTTAATAATAACTGTGAGATTGACAATGAAAAATGTTGGGTTTATTGGATGGAGAGGAATGGTAGGTTCAGTATTAATGAATCGTATGAAAGAAAAAGATGATTTTAACCATTTTCACTCAATATTTCTCTCTACATCTCAAATAGGAGAACATGCTCCAAATATTCAAGGATCACAAGAATTATTTTTACAAGATGCTTATAACGCCGATCTACTTAATTCTTTAGATATTATTATTACATGTCAAGGCAGCACGTACAGTAAAATTATGTATCCAAAATTAAGAAAAATAGGATGGACAGGGTATTGGATTGATAGCGCTTCATTTTTAAGAATGCATGATGATGCAATTATTGTGTTAGATCCTGTTAATCAAAGATTAATAGAACAAGGTATAAATAACGGCATCAAAACATTTGTAGGTGGTAATTGTACTGTAAGCTTAATGTTGATGTCTCTAGGTGGATTATTTGCTCATAATTTGATCGAATGGATCTTCACATCTACTTATCAAGCGGCTTCTGGATGTGGAGCGCTTGCCATGCGTGAGCTATTAATACAAATGGGTCAAATATACAATATAGTGACTGATTTATTAACACCTCCTTCAACAGCTATTCTAGATATTGAACATATAATCACTAAGTTTAGTAAAACTAATTCCTTGTTAGTAGATTGTTTTAAAGTTCCTTTAGTAGGCAACGTTATTCCTTGGATCGGTGATTATATGTTCAATGGTCAAACTCAAGAAGAATGGAAAGGTCAATCAGAAACTAATAAAATTCTCAATACTTCTAAAATCATAACAGTAGACAGCCTATGTGTACGTGTAGGTGCATTACGTTGTCATAGCCAAGCATTTGTTATAAAACTAAAAAAAGATATTCGTTTAATAGAAATAGAAGAATTACTCCGATCTCATAATAAATGGGTAGAAGTTATCTCAAACGATGTTACGCAATCATTAGAAAAATTAAATCCTGTTATGGTGTCCGGAACACTTAAAATACCTATTGGCCGGCTAAGGAAACTGCATGCAGGCAACCAATATATTTCAGCTTTTAGCGTAGGTGACCAATTACTTTGGGGCGCCGCTGAACCATTACGCAGGATGTTACGTCAATTATTATAATTTTTATTTATTCTTACAAAATTAAATTTACAAATATATAATTAAAATAAGAAAGTAAATAGTACATACAAATACCAAAAACTATCAATAAACTAATTGATAGATGCACCTATAGTTCTATCTTATTAAGAATATTTTTTATTAAAATAAAAATAAAATATTTAATAAAAAGAGTGCGTTCCACGTTGATGCTGCGTTGTATCTAATACCCCTTTTAATTCTGGAAAAAGTTTCTTTAAGGTAGTTTCAATTCCTTCTTTTATGGTATAGCTAGCCATTGTACAGCCATTACATCCCCCGTAAAATTTAATAACAGCTAATAGATCTTCGGTAATACGTATTAAAGATACACTGCCTCCATGTAGCTCTAACTGAGGATTAATCTGAAATTGCAATACACGTCTCACTCGCTCTTCCAATGAATCATCGTTCATCTTGTTGTTTGTATTATTGAATTCTTTAGTAGCGTTAGGAGCTTTAATAGTAAGTTGAGAATCTAATGAATTCATCATTACATCAATTTTCGCAGATTTAAGAAAAAATGCATATACTTGATCAATGCGTACAGAAAAAAACTTAAGATCAATAACTATATCGCTGGATTTAAATTCTTCTGGCGGACAAAAACAAACACCACATTCTGCATGAACTGTACCTGGATGAACTACAAACACTCGTATTTGAGTTCCTGGTTTTTTATCCACTAGCAATTTAACAAAATGTTTTTGAGCAATTGGGGTTATATAAATCATATGATATGATACCTAATTATTTTAAAGATATAATAATCCATAGTATATCGCGTATATACGCATAAACTGTATTTTATACACCTTCAATATATATATTATTATTTTTATGTGTTTGATTTACAAATTCATATTACACAGTTGTGTTTATGCGCATAAATTAAAAAATCCATTAACTATATTAGTGATATTTCAAAGTTATTATAACAAATTCATTCCAACATATAAATAATATAAAACTTAAAATAAATATAATACAACATATTTTATATATCTTAGTACTTTAAAAATTTGATCTCTATTGACAGCAAATTAATTATTATATTTTTTTCAAAAAAATTAACAAAAAATGTTTTAAAAAATAAAATATATAATACAAAAAACCAAAAATTGTATCTTGTATAAATAATTATTAATTCATACAAATATCATATTTTAATAACAGATATTTACGAATAATTAAATCCACGAATAGATAGTTATGATATCTACGTCTAATCTATAAAACACCTTTATCATGTAAAGATATACAGTGTAAAAATTTGAATAACAATCATTTATTTTTCTGACAGCAACAATTAATTCTAATAAAATATTTTATAATACTACTAATCACAAATTAATAAAAGTTTAAAGAATCTTAATATTAAATTTTTAATTTTTTATCATTAAAAATCTAATGAGACCTTTCTTTCTTTTTCAATTAGACTAGTATTGCTCATGATTAAGAAACCTATAGCTCAATATTTATCAAAATAATTTATAATCATAATAATTAATACGACCAACTTCATACATACATTGCATATATGTATTCCAAATTCTCAACATACTACATTAGTATAAATTTTAAAACGGGATAACTTATAATTTTATATTATTTAATGAAAGAAATACATGATTTTAATTATATAAGTATAACAGTGATTAATTATCAATTATGGATAAATGTCAATGTAAAAATGAGGTAAAAACTATAATACA
This sequence is a window from Blochmannia endosymbiont of Camponotus sp. C-003. Protein-coding genes within it:
- the asd gene encoding aspartate-semialdehyde dehydrogenase; this translates as MKNVGFIGWRGMVGSVLMNRMKEKDDFNHFHSIFLSTSQIGEHAPNIQGSQELFLQDAYNADLLNSLDIIITCQGSTYSKIMYPKLRKIGWTGYWIDSASFLRMHDDAIIVLDPVNQRLIEQGINNGIKTFVGGNCTVSLMLMSLGGLFAHNLIEWIFTSTYQAASGCGALAMRELLIQMGQIYNIVTDLLTPPSTAILDIEHIITKFSKTNSLLVDCFKVPLVGNVIPWIGDYMFNGQTQEEWKGQSETNKILNTSKIITVDSLCVRVGALRCHSQAFVIKLKKDIRLIEIEELLRSHNKWVEVISNDVTQSLEKLNPVMVSGTLKIPIGRLRKLHAGNQYISAFSVGDQLLWGAAEPLRRMLRQLL
- a CDS encoding NfuA family Fe-S biogenesis protein; this encodes MIYITPIAQKHFVKLLVDKKPGTQIRVFVVHPGTVHAECGVCFCPPEEFKSSDIVIDLKFFSVRIDQVYAFFLKSAKIDVMMNSLDSQLTIKAPNATKEFNNTNNKMNDDSLEERVRRVLQFQINPQLELHGGSVSLIRITEDLLAVIKFYGGCNGCTMASYTIKEGIETTLKKLFPELKGVLDTTQHQRGTHSFY